CGCTACATCGAGGCGGACCCGGCACTGGAAAGGCGGTTTGAGACCATTCTCGTGGAAGAGCCTTGCCGTGAAGAGGCGCTCGACATGCTGGAAGTGCTCCGGCCCAGGCTGGAGGAACACCACGGCGTGCGCATCCTGGACGAGGCGGTCGAGGCCGCCGTCGACCTCTCCATGCGGTTCGACGCAGAGCACATGCTTCCGGATAAGGCGGTCGATCTCCTGGACATGGCGTGCTCGGGGGCGCGCATACCGTCGCTCAGCATGGGCTCTATGGAAGAGCCCCGCAAGCAGGTGGACTCGAAGGTCGTCGCCGAGACTCTGGCCGACAGTATCGGCCTGCCCATCGGGCTGGTGGCCGCCCACCTGGAGGGCCCCTCGACATCTAGGCTGCTGGGGCTTGAAGGGTTTTTAAAAAGCCGGATCGCGGGCCAGGAGGAGGCCGTGGGGCGGATCAGCCGGCGCCTCATGGTGGCATACTCGGGCATCGAAAAGCGGCGCGGGCCCCTTGCCGTGTTCCTGTTCACGGGCCCGACGGGCGTGGGCAAGACCGAGACGGCGAGGCTTCTGGCGGAATTCTTATTCGGCAGCTCCTCCGAGATGATCCGCCTGGACCTGTCGGAGTACTCGGAGGATAACAGCGTGGCGAAGCTTATCGGCTCCCCGCCGGGCTACGTCGGCTACGAGGAGGACGGCCTGCTGGTGCGCATGCTCAGGGCCCGGCCTTATACCGTCGCCCTTTTCGATGAGGTGGAGAAGGCCAGCCCGCGGGTGTTCGACGTATTCCTGCAGCTATTTGACGAGGGCCGCATCACGGATTCCCGGGGCCGGACGGCGGACGCCAGAAATACCATTTTCATCCTCACGTCCAACCTGGAGCCCGGCGGGGGGGCGAGCTACGAGGAGATGGAAGAAGGCGTGAAGCGGCGGCCCCGCAAAAAGGGCCTGGACGTATTCCGGCCCGAGCTGGTCAACCGAATCGACGAGATCGTGGCCTTCAGGCCGCTTGACGTGGCCGCGGTGAAGCGGCTGCTGCGGAAGACGCTGGATGAGACGCTCGCCGAGCTGGAGCGGACGCACCATGTGACTTTACGCCTGAGCGAGGGCGCGGAGAACTTCATGGCCAGCGCCGGCTACAGCCCCGAGTATGGGGCGAGGGAGCTGCGGCGGGTCGTTCGGCAGTTCGTCTACGTCCCCCTGAGCAGGCTCATATTGACCGGCGAGATTAAGGCGCACCGGCGCTGGCTCGCCGTCTACGACGAGAACGGCATCAGCATCGTGCCCGACGAAACGTGAGACACATTATTGATACTGGAATGACATCTAGTCTTAAAGAATGGTGTTTGCGATGATCGATGAGAATATCTATCCGAAGCTGGCGGAGGACGTTATAAGCTCCCTGGACGTGAAGAGCGGCGACGCGGTGCTCATCAGCGGGGGAGCGCACGCGCAGAAGTTCCTTGAGGAGATCGGCATCGCCGTGGCAAAGCGCGGCGGCCAGCCCTTCATCACGGCCGTATCCAACGACTACCAGAAGCGCCTGCTGGAGACGTGCACGGTGCGGCAGCTCAAGGCGATGCCTAAGATCATGATGGGCGTGGTCCAGGCCATGGACGCCTACGTCACCGTCGAGCCGTATAGCGACCCCAGCATCAAGAAATACTTCCGGGAAAAGCTGCAGGCACGGTCGGAGGGCAACTTCCCGGTCATGCAGATCATCTATGGCAAGCCGGGAAAGCGCTGGCTATACATGGGGTGGGCCACGGAAGGCATGGCGAAGATGTATAATGTCCCCCTGAAGGAGCTGGAAAAGCTGGTCATCGGCGGATGCCTCATCGACTATGGCGTCCTGAAGGAGGACTGCGAGCACGTCATGCGCGTCCTCAACAACGCGAAGTACGTGCACGTCACCGACCCCAACGGCACCGACTTCAGCCTGGACATCGAAGGCAGGCGGTTAAATCCGGACGACGGCGTGCTCACGCCCGAGAAAGTGGCGGTGGGAGACCTGGGAGGCAACCTGCCCGCGGGCGAGGTCTTCGTCGCTCCCGTGGAGACCTACGGCAGCGGCACCCTTTACTGTCCATTGACCATCGACGACCTGACGCGGGGAACGATCATAAAAGGCGTCCGGCTCAAGTTCAAGGACGGCACGCTGCTTCCCGACGAGTGTACCGCCGAGCACAATGAGGAGGTGCTCCGGGACACGCTGCACAAGATGGTGGAGGTCGACAAGGAAAAATACGGCTCGGCGAATGCCCTGAAGGTCGCGGAGCTGGGCATCGGCCTGAACCCGGTCATCGACCGCGCCATCGGCTACATCCTGACGGACGAGAAGATCGGAGGCTCGGTGCACGTGGCCTTCGGCCGGAGCGACATGTACGGCGGCAACGTGGCGAGCAACATGCACTGGGACTTCGTCACGGCGCCCGACGTGACCCTCGAGGTCGAATACAAAGACGGCCATAAAAAATTACTCATGAAGGACGGCAGGCTGCTGAGATAAGTTTCGCCACGCTCGTTCAAAACATTTATGTTCTTCTCCTTTTTTAGATGCTGGTGCAGCCCTTTGGTTTCTCACCACAAAGGCACGATGGCACGGAGTTTCATAAAGTTTCTTTTAAATGTAAGGCTCTAAGGGCACGGAGCACGCTTTTTGGGTTTTGTGGCACAAAGGTTTCTAAGGCTCAATGGCAAAAAGTGCTCGCATGTTCATTCCATCGTGCCATTGTATCCTTTGGCCTTGATCGCCAATGAACCGGCTTTGAGTCCTTTGTACCTTAATTTTAAAAGAAAACTTAGTGAAACTCCGTGCCATCGAGCCTTTGTGGTGAAAACAATACCAACAAGGCATGCGTTAAAAAAAGATAAGCATATATCCAAAAGTCGGAGAAGAGCCAAACATTTTTAATCGCCCGTACACTTAGCTCCAGGAAGGCGCTGGAAAATAGCTGTCAGGCCACTTTGTCGTAGACCTTGAGGAGCTCGTCCACGACGTTGTTCCAGTCGTAGATGGAATCCACCAATTTTTTACCCTGCATGCCCATCCACTTCAGCGCCCCAGGCTTGTCCACGACGTCGCTGATGCACCAGGCGAGGGATTCAGGCTGCGGCCTGGCCTTTATGCCGTTGACGAAGTTGTCGATGATGCCCACGGCGTCGGTGCCTATGGGCGGCTTGCAGGCGTCCCAGGCCTCGAGCACCACGATGCCGAAGGGCTCGTTCCTCGACGGGACGGCCAGCATGTTGCACGAGTTAAAAAGGTCGACAAGCTCGCCGTCAGGCACGTATCCGGGGAAGCGGCAGGCGCCGGACACGCCCAGGCTATGCGCTTTGGCCTCGCAGAACGGCCGCATGTCGCCGTCGCCGGCGAACACGAAGCGCGAGTCCCGGCTTTTCTTCAGGACGTGCGGTACAGCTTTCACGAGAAGGTCAGGGCCTTTCTGGTATTTCATGCGCCCCACGAACAGGACCAGCGGCGACTCGGGCTCGATCTTATATCTCATCTTTACTTCCGCGGGGTCCACTTCCTTATTTATCTTTTTAGGAAAGATGCCGTTGGGCACCAGGTTCAGCTTGTAAGACGGAATGCTGTAGATGAGCTGGAGCTCGTCCATGAGCGCCTTCGACGTGACGATCAGCTTTTTCGCCTCGTAGCCGCCGAGCCATTCCCGGTGGGATATCTCTCCTGCCTCTGGAGACGTGCTGTGGCGGTTCCCGTTCCTGCCCCACTCGATCGAGTGGTACGTCATAACGAAGTCGCGGCCCTTTTTCCTGAGGCGGGTGAGCGCCGTGACGGGATGCCAGTCGTGGCCGTGGAGCACGTCGAATTCGCCAAACAGCTTCCTCACGGAATGATAGCGGTCCAGGAACGCATCGCACATCGAGTCCATCTCGCTGACGATGCTGCCGCCGCTGCGGCTCTTCACCCGCTGGTAGTGGACACCGTTGACCTCGTCATAGGGGCCGCAGTCGCCCCTCCGGGTGAACACGTGCACCTCA
This genomic window from Methanocella sp. contains:
- a CDS encoding ATP-dependent Clp protease ATP-binding subunit — protein: MDTLKLTAGASKAWDIAAEEAARSKGSVIEKEHLFIGLMSLDKAMDTADSEPIRAERDAIQNVLDGACDRPSPAASIRRSVRMAVGSGDRPGESRVLHRSDECKALFRRAGGLSYVKGEVSCLHLLAAVLESPGPAVEAALSGAGIAPSDLMEPVYAWIAILEGGDKSYQRSMERKEISSAVNDWLGPKRDGYLLKYGRDLTGDALKNKLGPFSGRKKELLQLIQVLGRRAKNNPVLVGEAGVGKTAIVEALAVRIARGKDAHVLGGKRIIQISMASLVANTKYRGDLEERLTGVLDEAIADPAVILFIDEIHTIVGAGRSDSSALDASNILKPYLVRGLRCIGTSTIAEYHRYIEADPALERRFETILVEEPCREEALDMLEVLRPRLEEHHGVRILDEAVEAAVDLSMRFDAEHMLPDKAVDLLDMACSGARIPSLSMGSMEEPRKQVDSKVVAETLADSIGLPIGLVAAHLEGPSTSRLLGLEGFLKSRIAGQEEAVGRISRRLMVAYSGIEKRRGPLAVFLFTGPTGVGKTETARLLAEFLFGSSSEMIRLDLSEYSEDNSVAKLIGSPPGYVGYEEDGLLVRMLRARPYTVALFDEVEKASPRVFDVFLQLFDEGRITDSRGRTADARNTIFILTSNLEPGGGASYEEMEEGVKRRPRKKGLDVFRPELVNRIDEIVAFRPLDVAAVKRLLRKTLDETLAELERTHHVTLRLSEGAENFMASAGYSPEYGARELRRVVRQFVYVPLSRLILTGEIKAHRRWLAVYDENGISIVPDET
- a CDS encoding aminopeptidase codes for the protein MIDENIYPKLAEDVISSLDVKSGDAVLISGGAHAQKFLEEIGIAVAKRGGQPFITAVSNDYQKRLLETCTVRQLKAMPKIMMGVVQAMDAYVTVEPYSDPSIKKYFREKLQARSEGNFPVMQIIYGKPGKRWLYMGWATEGMAKMYNVPLKELEKLVIGGCLIDYGVLKEDCEHVMRVLNNAKYVHVTDPNGTDFSLDIEGRRLNPDDGVLTPEKVAVGDLGGNLPAGEVFVAPVETYGSGTLYCPLTIDDLTRGTIIKGVRLKFKDGTLLPDECTAEHNEEVLRDTLHKMVEVDKEKYGSANALKVAELGIGLNPVIDRAIGYILTDEKIGGSVHVAFGRSDMYGGNVASNMHWDFVTAPDVTLEVEYKDGHKKLLMKDGRLLR
- a CDS encoding glycosyltransferase family 4 protein; this translates as MESLRIGMFAWESLHGVKVGGLAPHVSEISEALAHKGHEVHVFTRRGDCGPYDEVNGVHYQRVKSRSGGSIVSEMDSMCDAFLDRYHSVRKLFGEFDVLHGHDWHPVTALTRLRKKGRDFVMTYHSIEWGRNGNRHSTSPEAGEISHREWLGGYEAKKLIVTSKALMDELQLIYSIPSYKLNLVPNGIFPKKINKEVDPAEVKMRYKIEPESPLVLFVGRMKYQKGPDLLVKAVPHVLKKSRDSRFVFAGDGDMRPFCEAKAHSLGVSGACRFPGYVPDGELVDLFNSCNMLAVPSRNEPFGIVVLEAWDACKPPIGTDAVGIIDNFVNGIKARPQPESLAWCISDVVDKPGALKWMGMQGKKLVDSIYDWNNVVDELLKVYDKVA